From a region of the Paenibacillus sp. R14(2021) genome:
- the phoU gene encoding phosphate signaling complex protein PhoU: MLKRKELDEGLEQLKSMLIEMGNRVDNVLGEAMSALEKLDTTAARRIIAADIELNRIEESIDLLGARMIATQQPVAKDLRRILIAFKMASDLERMGDLSVDIAKVVVRLDGQTHMKPLVDLPQMADIARQMIRESIESYVHENVNLAYKMAKDDDQVDALFSQVVGDLFALMMDNPKSITQASQISFVGRYIERIADYATNIGESVVFLVTGKRAELND; encoded by the coding sequence GTGTTGAAACGGAAAGAGCTGGATGAAGGCCTGGAGCAGCTGAAGAGCATGCTCATTGAAATGGGCAACCGCGTAGATAACGTACTTGGGGAAGCCATGTCGGCGCTGGAGAAATTGGACACCACCGCAGCCAGACGCATTATTGCGGCAGATATCGAGCTGAACCGGATTGAAGAAAGCATCGACCTGCTCGGTGCACGGATGATCGCGACGCAGCAGCCGGTTGCCAAAGATTTGCGCAGAATTCTAATCGCCTTCAAAATGGCGAGCGATCTGGAGCGTATGGGCGATCTATCCGTTGATATCGCGAAAGTCGTCGTCCGTTTGGATGGCCAGACACATATGAAGCCGCTTGTGGATCTGCCTCAGATGGCTGATATCGCAAGGCAGATGATTCGCGAATCTATCGAGTCGTATGTGCATGAGAACGTGAACCTGGCGTACAAAATGGCAAAAGACGATGATCAGGTAGATGCTTTGTTCAGTCAGGTGGTCGGTGACTTGTTCGCGCTCATGATGGACAATCCCAAATCGATCACGCAAGCGAGCCAGATCAGCTTCGTTGGCAGATATATCGAGCGCATTGCCGATTATGCCACCAATATTGGCGAGAGCGTCGTCTTTCTCGTAACCGGCAAGCGTGCCGAATTAAATGACTAA
- the pstB gene encoding phosphate ABC transporter ATP-binding protein PstB, producing the protein MQTTGLAAKDLSVFYGEKEAIKSVSLQFAPREVTALIGPSGCGKSTFLRSLNRMNDTIGGVRTKGEIWIDGENVNDAGVDVVLLRQKIGMVWQRPNPFHKSIYENIAFGPRYHGIRKKQQLDEIVEECLRKSALWEETKDRLHQSALALSGGQQQRLCIARSIAVKPKVILMDEPASALDPVSTAKVEELIAELKQDYSIVIVTHNMHQAARVSDRTAFFYMGKVVEHDKTEKIFTNPSEKATDDYISGRFG; encoded by the coding sequence ATGCAAACAACAGGACTAGCAGCCAAAGACCTCAGCGTATTCTATGGGGAGAAGGAAGCCATCAAGAGCGTATCGCTTCAGTTTGCTCCCCGGGAGGTTACCGCGCTCATCGGCCCGTCGGGCTGCGGGAAGTCTACCTTCCTGCGCAGCTTGAACCGCATGAACGATACGATTGGCGGCGTGCGTACGAAGGGTGAAATTTGGATCGACGGCGAGAACGTCAATGACGCCGGCGTAGACGTTGTTCTGCTTCGCCAGAAGATCGGCATGGTCTGGCAGCGTCCCAATCCGTTTCACAAGTCGATTTACGAGAATATTGCGTTCGGCCCCCGTTATCACGGGATTCGCAAGAAGCAGCAGCTCGACGAAATCGTGGAGGAGTGTCTCCGCAAGTCCGCGCTATGGGAAGAGACGAAGGATCGTCTGCATCAGTCGGCACTTGCCCTCTCCGGCGGACAACAGCAGCGTCTATGCATCGCCCGTTCCATCGCTGTAAAGCCGAAGGTCATTCTCATGGATGAGCCGGCATCGGCGCTTGATCCGGTATCGACCGCCAAGGTCGAGGAGCTGATCGCCGAGCTGAAGCAGGATTACAGCATCGTGATCGTGACGCACAACATGCATCAGGCTGCGCGCGTATCGGACAGAACCGCATTCTTCTACATGGGCAAAGTCGTCGAGCACGACAAAACCGAAAAAATCTTTACGAATCCTTCCGAGAAGGCGACGGACGATTATATTTCCGGCCGCTTTGGTTAA
- the pstA gene encoding phosphate ABC transporter permease PstA, giving the protein MTAKTADRIATAVIIAISGFIVLLLAGLLGYIIVRGLPHISFHFLTSGPQTIKAGGGIGPQLFNSLFLLLLTLIITIPLGLGAGIYMSEYAKPGRLTDSIRLIVEVLSSFPSIVVGLFGLLVIVNVFGLGFSLFSGALALTVFNLPLMVRITEQSLKGVPREQKEASLALGLSRWKTITSVMMPIAMPTIVTGTILASGRVFGEAAALLFTAGMSSPRLDFTNWNPLSPFSPLNPFRPAETLAVHIWKINSEGLAPDAAQIGAGASAILIIMVLLFNFTARWFGGYLHRKFTATK; this is encoded by the coding sequence ATGACAGCCAAAACCGCAGATCGCATCGCAACTGCCGTCATTATCGCCATATCCGGATTCATTGTTTTGCTGCTCGCAGGGCTGCTTGGTTACATTATTGTCCGCGGACTGCCGCACATCAGCTTCCATTTCCTAACCTCTGGACCGCAAACGATAAAAGCGGGAGGCGGTATTGGGCCGCAGCTGTTCAACTCCTTGTTCTTATTATTGTTAACATTGATTATTACCATCCCGCTCGGACTTGGCGCCGGCATCTACATGAGCGAATACGCCAAACCGGGAAGATTAACCGATTCCATTCGACTCATCGTCGAGGTACTCTCTTCCTTCCCGTCTATTGTCGTCGGTTTGTTCGGATTGCTTGTGATTGTCAACGTATTCGGTCTTGGATTCTCGCTCTTCTCCGGCGCGCTTGCGCTGACCGTATTCAATCTTCCGCTTATGGTGCGGATTACGGAGCAATCGCTTAAGGGCGTCCCCCGCGAGCAGAAGGAAGCGAGCCTCGCGCTCGGCTTGTCGCGCTGGAAGACAATTACTTCCGTCATGATGCCAATCGCAATGCCGACGATCGTGACAGGCACCATCCTTGCTTCGGGCCGCGTATTCGGTGAAGCAGCGGCACTGCTGTTTACGGCAGGAATGAGCTCGCCGAGACTGGATTTCACGAACTGGAATCCGCTCAGTCCTTTCTCGCCGCTTAATCCGTTCCGCCCTGCGGAGACGCTGGCGGTTCATATCTGGAAGATCAACAGTGAAGGCTTGGCTCCGGATGCAGCTCAAATCGGCGCAGGCGCTTCCGCTATACTTATCATTATGGTGCTGCTTTTCAACTTCACGGCCAGATGGTTTGGCGGGTATCTGCACCGTAAATTTACGGCAACCAAATAA
- the pstC gene encoding phosphate ABC transporter permease subunit PstC, whose protein sequence is MEQPAVNDKQLVHPRTTRTLAKPHVMEEWVGKVFTTLCILVLVVTIGAIVYFVSSRGLTTFFGDGVSLGGLLSGLKWDPEADIPLYGALPFIFGSFSTSLLAALIAAPLGCCAAVFMTQIMPGIGRRILQPVIELLAGIPSVVFGFVGLSVVVPALRAIFPGQGIGIAAGAIVLSMMILPTITTIATDALSGLQRGLKEASFALGATRWQTIYRIVIPTTLPSLLTGVVLGMSRAFGEALAVQMVIGNSPHIPHSLFESASTLTSVITLDMGNTVMGSTHNNVLWSLALILLAMTFVFVFIVRFLERRNNR, encoded by the coding sequence ATGGAGCAGCCCGCTGTGAATGATAAACAACTCGTTCATCCAAGAACGACGCGTACCCTGGCCAAACCGCATGTCATGGAGGAATGGGTAGGCAAAGTATTTACGACGCTGTGTATTCTAGTACTCGTCGTTACGATCGGCGCAATCGTCTATTTCGTGTCTTCACGCGGTTTGACGACGTTCTTTGGAGATGGTGTCAGCCTCGGCGGGCTGCTCAGCGGACTCAAATGGGATCCTGAAGCAGATATTCCGCTGTATGGCGCACTGCCATTCATCTTCGGCTCGTTCAGCACCTCGCTGCTCGCCGCTCTTATCGCGGCGCCTCTTGGCTGCTGCGCGGCTGTATTTATGACGCAAATCATGCCTGGAATCGGTAGACGCATCCTCCAGCCGGTTATCGAATTGCTTGCGGGCATTCCGTCCGTTGTGTTCGGTTTTGTTGGTCTAAGCGTAGTCGTACCTGCGCTCCGCGCGATCTTCCCAGGACAAGGGATCGGGATCGCGGCAGGCGCAATTGTCTTGTCGATGATGATTCTGCCGACGATCACGACGATCGCGACCGATGCGCTCTCCGGCTTGCAGCGCGGCTTGAAGGAAGCGTCGTTTGCGCTCGGTGCTACGCGCTGGCAGACGATCTACCGCATCGTCATTCCGACTACGCTGCCTTCGCTGCTGACGGGTGTCGTGCTCGGCATGTCCCGTGCATTCGGTGAAGCATTGGCGGTTCAGATGGTTATCGGAAACTCGCCGCATATTCCGCACTCCTTGTTCGAATCGGCTTCGACGCTGACCAGCGTCATTACGCTTGACATGGGCAATACGGTCATGGGCTCGACGCATAACAACGTGCTCTGGTCGCTTGCGCTGATCTTGCTTGCCATGACGTTTGTCTTCGTCTTTATTGTCCGCTTCTTGGAAAGGAGAAATAACCGATGA
- a CDS encoding phosphate ABC transporter substrate-binding protein — protein sequence MKKALLVVVALVLTIGLAACGSNKGDSSNTTNNGKTNNGTTANAGGNAGGDALSGSLLAAGSTALQPLVDQVSKKFMEDSKYSGITVQVQGGGSGTGLTQVQGGQADIGNSDIFAEEKFTDADADKAKELVDHQVAVVAMATVVNKSVTIDNLTKEQLVAIFTGKVKNWKEVGGEDEKITIINRPGSSGTRKTFEKYALGTKSEDVPGSIQEDSSGTVKKYVTDTPGAIGYLALSYLDDTVKTIKYNGVEPKEENIVTGDYPVWAYEHMYTKGEPNAAAKAFLDYMVSDEVQNADVVELGYIPVGKMQVKRDAAGTVSK from the coding sequence ATGAAAAAAGCATTACTCGTTGTAGTAGCACTCGTGTTGACGATCGGTCTGGCGGCTTGCGGCTCAAACAAAGGGGACAGCAGCAACACTACAAATAACGGTAAGACAAACAACGGCACTACAGCTAACGCAGGCGGTAACGCAGGCGGCGATGCGCTTAGCGGTTCGCTCCTGGCAGCAGGCTCCACGGCGCTTCAACCACTCGTTGATCAAGTATCCAAGAAATTCATGGAAGACTCGAAATACAGCGGCATCACAGTTCAAGTACAAGGCGGCGGAAGCGGTACTGGCTTGACGCAAGTACAAGGCGGCCAAGCAGACATCGGTAACTCCGATATCTTCGCTGAAGAGAAATTCACGGACGCTGACGCTGACAAAGCGAAAGAACTTGTTGACCACCAAGTGGCAGTCGTTGCAATGGCAACTGTCGTAAACAAAAGTGTTACTATCGACAACCTGACAAAAGAACAATTGGTTGCTATCTTCACAGGTAAAGTGAAGAACTGGAAAGAAGTTGGCGGCGAAGACGAGAAGATCACGATCATCAACCGTCCAGGCAGCTCCGGTACGCGCAAAACGTTTGAAAAATACGCACTTGGCACGAAATCCGAAGATGTACCAGGATCCATTCAAGAAGATTCGTCAGGTACGGTTAAGAAATACGTAACAGATACACCTGGAGCAATTGGTTACTTGGCACTGTCCTACCTGGATGACACAGTTAAAACGATTAAGTATAACGGTGTAGAACCAAAAGAAGAAAACATCGTGACTGGCGACTACCCAGTATGGGCTTACGAGCACATGTACACGAAAGGCGAACCAAACGCAGCAGCTAAAGCATTCCTTGACTACATGGTGAGCGACGAAGTACAAAACGCTGATGTTGTAGAGCTTGGTTATATCCCAGTTGGCAAAATGCAAGTAAAACGCGATGCTGCAGGCACTGTATCGAAATAA